One Betaproteobacteria bacterium genomic window, ACCTGCATGCGCGCAATGGCCTGATCGCGCGTATCGCCGTAGACGATGATCTTGCCGATCAGCGAATCGTAGTTGGGCGGGATGAAGTAGCTCACGTAGGCGTGCGAATCGACCCGGACCCCCGGACCGCCCGGCATGTGGAAGGTCGTGATGCGCCCCGGCGAGGGCGTAAATCGGAACGGGTCCTCGGCGTTCAAGCGGCATTCGATCGCATGTCCGCGCAACACCACGTCGCGCTGTTTCAGGCCGAGCTTCTCGCCGGCCGCGATGCGCAGTTGCAACTGCACCAGGTCGAGCCCCGTGACCATCTCGGTCACGGGATGCTCGACCTGGATGCGGGTATTCATCTCGATAAAATAGAACTCGCCGTCCTCGTACAGGAACTCGAACGTGCCCGCGCCTTCGTAGCCGATCTTGCGGCACGCCTCGGCGCAGCGCTCGCCGATCTTGGTGAGCACGCGCGCGTTGACGCCCGGCGCGGGCGCCTCCTCGATGATCTTCTGATGGCGGCGCTGCATCGAGCAATCGCGATCCCCCAGCCACAGCGCGTTCTTGTGCTTGTCGGCCAGCACCTGGATCTCGATGTGGCGCGGCTTCTCCAGGAACTTCTCCATGTACACTGCCGGATTGCCGAACGCCGCCTGCGCTTCCGTGCGCGTGGTCGAGACGGCAATCGGCAGCGCGGCTTCCGTGTGCACCACGCGCATGCCGCGCCCGCCGCCGCCCCCGGACGCCTTGACGATCACGGGATAGCCGATGGCGCGCGCAATCTTGGCGATCTCGTCGTTCGACTCGGGCAGCGCCGCGTCGTGCCCGGGCACGGTCGGCACGCCGGCTTTCTTCATCGCGTTCTTGGCGCTCACCTTGTCGCCCATCAGGCGGATGGTGTCCGGCCGCGGCCCGATGAAGACGAAGCCGCTTTTCTCCACCCGCTCGGCGAAATCGGCATTCTCGGACAGGAAACCGTAGCCCGGGTGGATCGCCTCGGCGTCGGTCACCTCGGCGGCGCTGATGATCGCCGGCACGTTGAGATAGCTTTCCGCCGGCGAGGCCGGTCCGATGCACACCGATTCGTCGGCGAGCTTGACGTATTTCGCTTCGCGGTCGACATCGGAATGCACGGCCACCGTCTTGATGCCGAGCTCGCGGCACGCGCGCTGGATGCGGAGCGCGATCTCGCCCCGGTTGGCGATGAGGACTTTTCCGAACATGTGAGCTCGATCAGCCGATGACGAACAGCGGCTGGCCGTACTCGACCGGCTGGCCGTTCTCGACCAGGATCGCCTTGATCGTGCCGGCCTGGTCGGCCTCGATCTCGTTCAGCAGCTTCATCGCCTCGATGATGC contains:
- the accC gene encoding acetyl-CoA carboxylase biotin carboxylase subunit, with product MFGKVLIANRGEIALRIQRACRELGIKTVAVHSDVDREAKYVKLADESVCIGPASPAESYLNVPAIISAAEVTDAEAIHPGYGFLSENADFAERVEKSGFVFIGPRPDTIRLMGDKVSAKNAMKKAGVPTVPGHDAALPESNDEIAKIARAIGYPVIVKASGGGGGRGMRVVHTEAALPIAVSTTRTEAQAAFGNPAVYMEKFLEKPRHIEIQVLADKHKNALWLGDRDCSMQRRHQKIIEEAPAPGVNARVLTKIGERCAEACRKIGYEGAGTFEFLYEDGEFYFIEMNTRIQVEHPVTEMVTGLDLVQLQLRIAAGEKLGLKQRDVVLRGHAIECRLNAEDPFRFTPSPGRITTFHMPGGPGVRVDSHAYVSYFIPPNYDSLIGKIIVYGDTRDQAIARMQVALSETVIEGIKTNLPLHQELMRDAAFRTGGTSIHYLEDKLANYPRDD